A segment of the Saccharomyces kudriavzevii IFO 1802 strain IFO1802 genome assembly, chromosome: 2 genome:
TTCCGAACACAAATTTTTTAGCTTTCAATAATCTTTCAGTTAGTTCTTGCTCTTTGTTGTCTATCATCAAACTAAATAACTCCGTTGCACTTGTGGCATATTGAAGGATTTGTTGGTGCGCGCTTGGGTTCGTTATGGCTAATCCTGCGTAAACATGCCACTTATTAGAGTATATTCTTAAAGATATATTAACCTTCACATTTTCTAGACCACCGTACCATTTGTTTATGCCCAGAGTCCAGGGAtaaatctttatttttgccCAGGCAGCCCCCATGCTTAGAAAAGCAGCATGCGTCACAGCCTGTGTATCAGCAGTAATCTTATCGTGCTCTTCATATGTCAAGTAAACCTGCTTACTTTTCAGACATGACATAACTGAGTTAACGAAATCAAAAGATTCGGGATACTGTGACCTATGATTGATAATAACTAACGGTTGACCTTCGGTATCAACTTTGGGCCCGTGAAGAGAATGCACGGTAATAATATCGCAATCTTTGGGTAAATGCTGTTCGAAGGCCTCGATTTCAGGCAGTTTACAACTTGTTTGACCTCCCACAATCGTACCAACTTTCGAAGATGGTCCATACATCGCGACAATTTTATTAATATTGGATGCTTCAACACTGTAAATGATATAGTCGCTTTTTCTAGACACTAAATGTCCATTTTTTActaattcaaattttgcaAAGGCATgcctttcttttaattCACCATACAACTCTTCTCTATCACAGCATATGACTTTCCATCCGGCATCGGAAAACCTATTGGCGTACAGTAAGCCCATATCGCCCAGACCAATTATACCAATAATTTTGGTGGCCTTCCATTGTTGGATCTTCTCTTCAGATACCATTTGTTTCAATGAGTAAGAACTCGTTAATTTTATGAGTACTTTCGTGTTTTTGTTAGTAGAcaaaaatcttttcaattttgagTACTTTCATTATCACCTACCTCacattttgttttcattaaagaggcctcaaaaaaaaaaacatagTGAGGTATCGcaaaggtgaaaaatttggcaAATTTGTATAGTGATGATTTGAGTATAACTTATGTTAGCTTTATGTgcttttgataaatattGGCTATAGATGGTATACaacaggaaaaaagcaCAAACGAACAAATTATTTTATACATAAATACGCAGCTCCACGCCGCTTACAGTCCTTTTCTTAAGTTGGGTTTCTCTATCATCGTCGTCAATACTACTCTCACTTTCGGCATCCACATTGTCTTCGATTATCACTTCGTCGAGAACTTCTATACTTCTGGTGAAAACCtctattttcttgttcttctgaTCTTGGAAATGACAACCTAATGCCAGCGTCTTTTCAACAGCTTTGCCCATACCCAAAACCACAACATAAGAAGATCCGTGCTTACAGACACCATCAAGAAACttgtttattcttttcagcGCACTGACATATGGTGTTGCGGACTTAATGAAGATCGTTGTATGTATCTGTTTATGCGTTAGAACCTTCAACGATGCGTGCTTCTTTACTCGCTTACATGGATGACTCTtgacattttctttcaccgCCATCTTGAatgtcaatttttcttccctcTTCTTATCCTTTGCCTCATTGTTTACCTATGGGTTATGAAACAGCAATCCACAGACATTGAAACTAAACGATGAGTTGGATAGTCAGttggggaaaaaaaaaaaaatgaagaaacgGTATTTTCTGCAAATGTCATGGAAAGGCTATTTTATGCAAATCGCATGGTGATCCAACCCAATATGTCAATCAGAGACTTTTGTCACATTcacttgaaaattttcagacGACAATTGctgtcattttttattcttgttgGAAGTAAAGGAATTATCCCCGAAACAATAACACTTTATGCTTATTCTGAAGCTTAGGTGTAATATCGACATCGGGCTAAACACAAACTAATGGACTAAGTAAAGTCACTTGAGTTCGCtctttatctttcttttaccTTATTATTTCCGTCTTGTTTAGTCAACTTTGTTTTACCAACGTCAAGGAAAGAAATGGACACAAATCCTAAAACTAAAACTAAGagtgaaaataaaaaaattaaggCAAAGTTTATCCATAATCATGGACAGAAGCCGTCTCTAATTCAAATCACCCCTCCAATGCTATCCAGTACTCTGTTCCACGCGTATCCATTATTGTTGATATTCGATAATGCACTCGCCAATATAATGTGGTTATCTGACGACAAGTGTTTGCCGTTCATTTATTTAACGAGCATATGGCTAACAATAAGTTTTTTCATTCCCATTCAAACAGAAGCAACCTCAGTTTTACCATTCACTAGCCTCTTGAGACTATGGCTTGGTATTATAAGCGGAGTATTCCTATTCTCATCATTTATGTATTATATTGTTTCATTGATTGCTTCATTGAAAGACACGGAACCTCCTACGCTGGATGAAATTGTCGTGTTACTAGAGTCTGTATTGGGTAAACTAGAAGTACTAAGAAATGAGTTGAATGtttggaaaaaactgaaGTTTTCATTTAATGGGGTCAATGAGAAGTGTTCAAACAAGAGGCTTTTTTCCAGGTTGTTCATACTGGGTACAATCTGTCAAATTATTATCATGAGATTCATATCGGTGGGAGCCTACACTAGATTTTTCGTTGTCAGTACATTGGTATACCATTCGACTAGTTTTCAAGCTACCTTAAGGTTGCTTTGGAGATTTATTCTTGCCAgaagtttttattatttggGGTCCAAAACTTTCACGGTTCGGGATTGGTCATCAAATTGCTTGACTATGGAACAAATTATCACTTTATCACAAGAAGCAACGATTGCAGCGCCGTTAATAGAAGTATTGCCAAGATTACTtcacgaaaagaaaaatgatgatcACATCCGTATTCTACGACTAATACTCAGTGAACAAAAAGATGACTTCCAAGACCAAGACCTCCAAGTATTAGAAATTGAAGTTAACGAAAACCAGAGAAAATGGTATCGAGATAAGCATTGGAGTACAAAATTATTGCCTTATGAGAggcaaaatttttccataGAAATTAAGAATGCTGATGGATCATCAATTCTGAGGAATTGCTTGTCAACAGTCAAGCTTGGCGAACAAAAACTACCCAATAGTTGGCATTGGATCAATGACAACTGGGAGAGAACTGATTGGGTATATTCTGATTCGGCATGGaaagaaattggaaaatataaCTCTTTAGAGAGTTGTACCAGGTCAAGGAGATGGAAGCGACGCCTCTTTCATTTGTAATAATATAGCTATAAGTTTTTAATCTGCATATATACTTAGTTGGTCGCCTTTGTATCATGAACGCGCTCAAAATTCAGGGCATGAGTATACGTACACGTATGTGCGTCTGTTCGTAAATATCATAAATCTCCTACATAGTAACAATTTTCGTAAAAAGgttttatcaattttataATAAAGAATAGAATATAGGAACAACAATGTATAAAGTCATATAAGGTGGCACTAGCAATTCAACACAAGTAAGATAGATAAATGGttcaaaacaataaataTGTTGATTAGTCAAGATCcatgttttcatcattatcttcatcctcatcatcactTGCAGCCTGTGCTTTTCGTTGGGCAGCCAATTTTTCGGCAAGATCATTCATCTTCGAAGTTTCTTGGTTTGCTCTAAGTGCctgtcttttttcttcctcctttGCTAAATACCGGCCCCTAATAACGTTACCTAAAGATGCTAATTCTTCATATTTGGCAATATATTTCGCCTTAGTAGAATCATCACCATCGTCGTATAACCAATTTTCGGTGGTAGTTAAcatgtttttcaattttctcttttctgcATCGGATGCAAAATTGGAGTACTCCTCATCAAGCTTAGCACGGAGAGTATAAATGTACTCTTCGAGGGCATTTTTACGATCCTCAGTTTCAGCAACCAATTTATCCTGATTTGTcaattcattttctttttcaatcaagTCGTTCAGTTCGACTGGATTAAGGGCAAATGTTTCCGCTGTCATACCCAACATATCCTTCTTAACTGTCTTAGTAACTTCCTTGAACTGAGGCACGGCATCTTCTGGTGCATCTTGAGGTAGAGGTATTGGCTCTTGAACTGTAATTTCTTCCAAGGTGTAAGCATTCTCAATAATATGCAGGCCAGATGGGTCACATCTTAGCTTTACTTTAACGGGAACAAAATCCTGACCTTTGGGAACATTGACCCCAGTGAATTTCCACTTGGCAATGGTCGCAGGAGTACCTCTTGGCAGTTTTGAAGGGTCCGTATATCTTGCCTCCATGCGAAAGTCACCTGTACGATGCAAGGTGATCAACTTTGTTGATGGATATGAGGAATTAGCAGGAAAAACTTCCAAATGATCCTCGTCTTCGGCCTGCTTATCCCAAGTATACGATACTGAATATGAGTCGATATCTTCAAACTTGAATGGTCTGACCCTTAACGTGGGGGAATGGATGGCACATATAAAAGCTGCTCCTTTGGCGATAGCCTCGTCTTGGTTTAGAGTAGAAGACAGAGGTTTACCAAACGCATCAGAGATTGACTTCTTTAAAACTGGAATACGAGTTGTACCGCCAACTATTTCTACAAAGTCAACATCGTTTACGGTGAGATTAGCTTGAGTTAGGGACTTGGAAATTGGATCCGTCACACGTTCTAACAGAGGCTTTACTAACTCTTCTAATTCTTTACGACTCAATTGAGAGGAGACATCGATATCATTCATAACAGATTCAACGGAAAAAGGGGCAGTAGTGTTAGCGGAAAGcacctttttcaatttttcagcgGCAATTAATATTCTGTTATAAGcctttggattttttctaaTGTCAATCTTGTACTTGTCCTTGAACTGATCAGCAAAATGTTCCGTGATTGCCCGATCAAAATCTCTACCACCAAAGTGTTTATCATAAGCAGTACCTAGTACTTTCATTTCGCCCTTGCGGAAAGCAATGATGGAGCAGGTATACGTAGAATGCCCAATGTCCACTAAGCCAACAATTCTTGGCTTTTCTTCAGGGCCAGGTAGGTCATTCTTGAAAACACCATAGGAAACGGCTGCAGCAGTGACATCATTGACGATTCTTACGGGATTCAATCCCGCAATTCTGGCGGAATCAGCAATGTTATAGCGTTGTTCTTCCGTATACCATGCAGGGACTGCAAGACAGACATCGGCAATTGTTGATTTCGTTTCCTGTTGAACGGTGTGCTTAACTTTATCGATGAGCATAGCAGTCAGTTGAGTAGCTGAGAAAATTTGTGTTTTACCGCCGAACTTGACTTCAGCACCAactttaccattttttaattGTACTAATTTTGAAGTGAAGAACTTATTCTCGATATCGAATTCCGGATCCTTGAAATTCAGACCAATGATTCTTTTCAGGTTTTCCACAGTGTTTTTAACATTAGATGTCTGCTTAGTCTTACCAGATTCGCCTAAATACCTGTTCTGGGAACCAAAACCAACCAAGGATGGGGTGCACCTGTTAGAGACTTCATTAACAACAATATCAATACCCCTATTTCTAGCAACCGCCAACACCGAATTATTGTTACCTAAATCTAAGCCAAATGGTGTG
Coding sequences within it:
- the SSE2 gene encoding adenyl-nucleotide exchange factor SSE2 (similar to Saccharomyces cerevisiae SSE2 (YBR169C) and SSE1 (YPL106C); ancestral locus Anc_8.590); this encodes MSTPFGLDLGNNNSVLAVARNRGIDIVVNEVSNRCTPSLVGFGSQNRYLGESGKTKQTSNVKNTVENLKRIIGLNFKDPEFDIENKFFTSKLVQLKNGKVGAEVKFGGKTQIFSATQLTAMLIDKVKHTVQQETKSTIADVCLAVPAWYTEEQRYNIADSARIAGLNPVRIVNDVTAAAVSYGVFKNDLPGPEEKPRIVGLVDIGHSTYTCSIIAFRKGEMKVLGTAYDKHFGGRDFDRAITEHFADQFKDKYKIDIRKNPKAYNRILIAAEKLKKVLSANTTAPFSVESVMNDIDVSSQLSRKELEELVKPLLERVTDPISKSLTQANLTVNDVDFVEIVGGTTRIPVLKKSISDAFGKPLSSTLNQDEAIAKGAAFICAIHSPTLRVRPFKFEDIDSYSVSYTWDKQAEDEDHLEVFPANSSYPSTKLITLHRTGDFRMEARYTDPSKLPRGTPATIAKWKFTGVNVPKGQDFVPVKVKLRCDPSGLHIIENAYTLEEITVQEPIPLPQDAPEDAVPQFKEVTKTVKKDMLGMTAETFALNPVELNDLIEKENELTNQDKLVAETEDRKNALEEYIYTLRAKLDEEYSNFASDAEKRKLKNMLTTTENWLYDDGDDSTKAKYIAKYEELASLGNVIRGRYLAKEEEKRQALRANQETSKMNDLAEKLAAQRKAQAASDDEDEDNDENMDLD
- the PEX32 gene encoding Pex32p (similar to Saccharomyces cerevisiae PEX32 (YBR168W); ancestral locus Anc_8.592), with the translated sequence MDTNPKTKTKSENKKIKAKFIHNHGQKPSLIQITPPMLSSTLFHAYPLLLIFDNALANIMWLSDDKCLPFIYLTSIWLTISFFIPIQTEATSVLPFTSLLRLWLGIISGVFLFSSFMYYIVSLIASLKDTEPPTLDEIVVLLESVLGKLEVLRNELNVWKKLKFSFNGVNEKCSNKRLFSRLFILGTICQIIIMRFISVGAYTRFFVVSTLVYHSTSFQATLRLLWRFILARSFYYLGSKTFTVRDWSSNCLTMEQIITLSQEATIAAPLIEVLPRLLHEKKNDDHIRILRLILSEQKDDFQDQDLQVLEIEVNENQRKWYRDKHWSTKLLPYERQNFSIEIKNADGSSILRNCLSTVKLGEQKLPNSWHWINDNWERTDWVYSDSAWKEIGKYNSLESCTRSRRWKRRLFHL
- the POP7 gene encoding ribonuclease P/MRP protein subunit POP7 (similar to Saccharomyces cerevisiae POP7 (YBR167C); ancestral locus Anc_8.593) gives rise to the protein MAVKENVKSHPCKRVKKHASLKVLTHKQIHTTIFIKSATPYVSALKRINKFLDGVCKHGSSYVVVLGMGKAVEKTLALGCHFQDQKNKKIEVFTRSIEVLDEVIIEDNVDAESESSIDDDDRETQLKKRTVSGVELRIYV
- the TYR1 gene encoding prephenate dehydrogenase (NADP(+)) (similar to Saccharomyces cerevisiae TYR1 (YBR166C); ancestral locus Anc_8.595), which produces MVSEEKIQQWKATKIIGIIGLGDMGLLYANRFSDAGWKVICCDREELYGELKERHAFAKFELVKNGHLVSRKSDYIIYSVEASNINKIVAMYGPSSKVGTIVGGQTSCKLPEIEAFEQHLPKDCDIITVHSLHGPKVDTEGQPLVIINHRSQYPESFDFVNSVMSCLKSKQVYLTYEEHDKITADTQAVTHAAFLSMGAAWAKIKIYPWTLGINKWYGGLENVKVNISLRIYSNKWHVYAGLAITNPSAHQQILQYATSATELFSLMIDNKEQELTERLLKAKKFVFGKHTGLLLLDDTILEKYSLSKNTVSDDTNSKPLPNSHLSLLAIVDSWYQLGIDPYDHMICSTPLFRIFLGVSEYLFLTPGLLEQTIDAAIHDKSFIKDDLEFVVSAREWSSVVSFANFELYKKQFQSVQKFFEPMLPEANRIGNEMIKTILSHSKGPSAGEKNI